The Burkholderia cepacia ATCC 25416 genome includes a window with the following:
- a CDS encoding YMGG-like glycine zipper-containing protein — protein sequence MKSLFRPLRVPAALALAGLLGACAYMPAGPSVMALPGTGKSFDQFRADDANCRQYAFEQSGGVSAGQASTASAVGSAAVGTALGAAAGAAFNGGTGAAVGAGAGLLAGSVVGAGAAQGSAYDIQRRYDYGYLQCMYATGNRVPVPGGMSGGGGGGGYGGGGYGGAPRAAPPMPPAGVQPPPPRY from the coding sequence ATGAAATCCCTGTTTCGACCACTGCGCGTGCCGGCCGCGCTGGCGCTGGCCGGCCTGCTCGGCGCGTGCGCGTACATGCCGGCCGGGCCGAGCGTGATGGCGCTGCCCGGCACCGGCAAGTCGTTCGACCAGTTCCGTGCCGACGATGCGAACTGCCGTCAATACGCGTTCGAGCAATCGGGCGGCGTGAGTGCCGGGCAGGCGTCGACCGCGAGCGCGGTCGGCAGCGCGGCCGTCGGCACCGCGCTCGGGGCGGCGGCCGGCGCGGCGTTCAACGGCGGCACGGGTGCGGCCGTCGGCGCAGGCGCGGGGCTGCTCGCGGGCAGCGTGGTCGGCGCCGGTGCGGCGCAAGGCTCGGCCTACGACATCCAGCGCCGCTACGACTACGGCTACCTGCAATGCATGTACGCGACCGGCAACCGCGTGCCGGTGCCGGGCGGGATGAGCGGCGGCGGTGGGGGCGGCGGATACGGCGGTGGCGGATACGGCGGCGCACCGCGCGCGGCACCGCCGATGCCGCCGGCGGGTGTCCAGCCGCCGCCGCCGCGCTACTGA
- a CDS encoding cytochrome ubiquinol oxidase subunit I → MDTALSALDLARLQFAFTVSFHIVFPALSIGLASFIAVLEYRWLKTGKQYYKTLCLFWSKIFAVAFGMGVVSGVVMSYQFGTNWSGFSSFAGAVTGPLLMYEVMTAFFLEAGFLGIMLFGWNRVSPRAHFGATLMVAIGTLISTFWILASNSWMQTPQGFEIVDGRVVPTDWFAIIFNPSFPYRLFHMAIAAFIVAALVVAATGAWHLLKGRRDKGVKKMFSMALWLLLVLAPLQAVIGDQHGINTLKHQPAKIAAIEGLWETEKGGTALNLFGIPDMKAETTRYAVKVPHLGSLILTHSWDGEIRGLKEFPPEDRPNSTVVFWSFRIMVGLGIAMIGLAALAWLLRRRGSLYESKWFQRFALVMGPTGFVSLLAGWVTTEAGRQPWVVYGVMRTAHAVSPLSVQQVSLSMMTFVIVYFLVFGTGVYYMLKLMKAGPALPDVKHDDTPDTRPDHTARRPMSAVDELIETV, encoded by the coding sequence ATGGACACCGCTCTTTCGGCCCTCGATCTGGCCCGCCTGCAATTCGCGTTCACCGTCTCCTTTCACATCGTCTTTCCGGCGCTGAGCATCGGCCTCGCCAGCTTCATCGCCGTCCTCGAATATCGCTGGCTGAAAACCGGCAAGCAGTACTACAAAACCCTCTGCCTGTTCTGGTCGAAGATCTTCGCGGTCGCGTTCGGGATGGGCGTCGTTTCCGGCGTCGTGATGAGCTACCAGTTCGGCACGAACTGGTCGGGCTTCTCGAGCTTCGCCGGCGCCGTCACCGGGCCGCTGCTGATGTACGAGGTCATGACCGCCTTCTTCCTCGAGGCCGGTTTCCTCGGCATCATGCTGTTCGGCTGGAACCGCGTGAGCCCCCGCGCGCACTTCGGCGCGACGCTGATGGTCGCGATCGGCACGCTGATCTCGACGTTCTGGATTCTCGCGTCGAACAGCTGGATGCAGACGCCGCAGGGCTTCGAGATCGTCGACGGCCGCGTCGTGCCGACCGACTGGTTCGCGATCATCTTCAACCCGTCGTTCCCGTACCGCCTGTTCCACATGGCGATCGCCGCGTTCATCGTCGCCGCGCTGGTGGTGGCCGCGACGGGCGCATGGCACCTGCTGAAGGGCCGCCGCGACAAGGGCGTGAAGAAGATGTTCTCGATGGCGCTGTGGCTGCTGCTCGTGCTCGCACCGCTGCAGGCCGTGATCGGCGACCAGCACGGCATCAACACGCTGAAACACCAGCCCGCGAAGATCGCCGCGATCGAAGGGCTGTGGGAAACCGAGAAGGGCGGCACCGCGCTCAACCTGTTCGGCATCCCGGACATGAAGGCGGAAACGACCCGCTACGCGGTGAAAGTGCCGCACCTCGGCAGCCTGATCCTCACGCACAGCTGGGACGGCGAGATCCGCGGGCTGAAGGAATTCCCGCCGGAAGACCGCCCGAACTCGACGGTCGTGTTCTGGAGCTTCCGGATCATGGTCGGCCTCGGCATCGCGATGATCGGCCTCGCCGCGCTCGCGTGGCTCCTGCGCCGCCGCGGCAGCCTGTATGAATCGAAGTGGTTCCAGCGCTTCGCGCTCGTGATGGGCCCGACCGGCTTCGTGTCGCTGCTCGCGGGCTGGGTCACGACCGAAGCGGGCCGCCAGCCGTGGGTCGTGTATGGCGTGATGCGCACCGCGCATGCGGTGTCGCCGCTGTCGGTGCAGCAGGTCAGCCTGTCGATGATGACGTTCGTGATCGTGTACTTCCTCGTGTTCGGCACCGGCGTGTACTACATGCTGAAGCTGATGAAGGCCGGCCCCGCGCTGCCCGACGTGAAGCACGACGACACACCCGACACGCGCCCCGATCACACCGCGCGCCGCCCGATGTCGGCCGTCGACGAGTTGATCGAGACCGTCTGA
- the cydB gene encoding cytochrome d ubiquinol oxidase subunit II — protein sequence MDVTVIWAAIIALGLFMYVVLDGFDLGIGIVFPFFPDEKERDLMMNTVAPVWDGNETWLVLGGAGLFAVFPVVYSTVLSALYLPLIFMLVCLIFRGVSFEIRAKARRTKQLWDLAFIGGSAGATLFQGIALGAFLQGINVKDGVFAGDAFDWLTPFSLLTGLGLIVTYALLGCCWLVAKTEGDLQRRLHRVVWPLTLVLLGFIAVVSLWTPLQDPAIAQRWFDSGLFWRLLPVPFLVAACAVWMRRAVRDRHDMTPFVLALALVLLGYVGLLVTLFPYAIPQTMTIWEAAAPRSSQTFTLVGAAVILPIIIAYTTMGYWVFRGKVRHEDQHYYHH from the coding sequence ATGGACGTCACCGTAATCTGGGCCGCGATCATCGCATTGGGGCTCTTCATGTACGTCGTGCTCGACGGCTTCGACCTCGGCATCGGCATCGTCTTCCCGTTCTTCCCGGACGAGAAGGAACGCGACCTGATGATGAACACGGTCGCGCCCGTGTGGGACGGCAACGAGACGTGGCTCGTGCTCGGCGGTGCCGGGCTGTTCGCGGTGTTCCCGGTCGTCTATTCGACCGTGCTGTCGGCGCTGTACCTGCCGCTGATCTTCATGCTGGTGTGCCTGATCTTCCGCGGCGTGTCGTTCGAGATCCGCGCGAAGGCGCGGCGCACGAAGCAGCTGTGGGATCTGGCGTTCATCGGCGGCTCGGCCGGCGCGACGCTGTTCCAGGGGATCGCGCTCGGCGCGTTCCTGCAAGGCATCAACGTGAAGGACGGCGTGTTCGCGGGCGATGCCTTCGACTGGCTCACGCCGTTCAGCCTGCTGACCGGCCTCGGCCTGATCGTGACCTATGCGCTGCTCGGCTGCTGCTGGCTCGTCGCGAAGACGGAAGGCGACCTGCAGCGGCGCCTCCATCGCGTCGTGTGGCCGCTGACGCTCGTGCTGCTCGGCTTCATCGCGGTCGTCAGCCTGTGGACGCCGCTGCAGGACCCGGCCATCGCGCAGCGCTGGTTCGATTCGGGGCTGTTCTGGCGCCTGCTGCCGGTGCCGTTCCTGGTCGCCGCGTGCGCGGTATGGATGCGCCGCGCGGTGCGCGACCGGCATGACATGACGCCGTTCGTGCTCGCGCTGGCGCTCGTGCTGCTCGGCTACGTCGGCCTGCTCGTCACGCTGTTCCCGTATGCGATTCCTCAGACGATGACGATCTGGGAAGCCGCGGCGCCGCGCTCCAGCCAGACCTTCACACTGGTCGGCGCAGCGGTTATCCTCCCGATCATCATCGCCTACACGACGATGGGTTACTGGGTATTCCGAGGCAAGGTGCGCCATGAAGACCAGCATTACTACCACCACTGA
- a CDS encoding LysR substrate-binding domain-containing protein, with the protein MRRLPPLNALRSFEAAGRLQSLTLAADELNVTQSAVAQQIRVLESFFGQKLFERDGRSLRLTPRARHYLVDVASCLGRLAQATSQMLEPVGGHPVRINTSVSFAHGWLLTQLAAFQAGHPDIDVQLVTTPDTERDQFDETCDIVIRRYTPELRRKGFVSRPLLATVAVPVCAPGHPVLDDARTPADLRHAPLLHYAGLPQAWQYWFHQAGSVVTETLRGPFYREFFLMTKAAASGLGVCLAPRAVVRDDLEHGRLVALFPEVHLEGPPFHCLYRDDGDASLRTFVDWLFARAEALEGAPPG; encoded by the coding sequence ATGCGCCGATTGCCGCCCCTGAATGCGCTGCGCAGCTTCGAAGCTGCCGGCCGCCTGCAGAGCCTCACCCTCGCCGCCGACGAGTTGAACGTGACCCAGAGCGCGGTCGCGCAGCAGATCCGCGTGCTCGAATCGTTCTTCGGGCAGAAGCTGTTCGAACGCGACGGGCGCTCGTTGCGGCTCACGCCGCGCGCGCGGCATTACCTCGTCGACGTCGCGAGCTGCCTCGGCCGGCTCGCGCAGGCCACGAGCCAGATGCTCGAACCGGTCGGCGGCCATCCGGTGCGGATCAACACGTCGGTGTCGTTCGCGCATGGATGGTTGCTCACGCAACTGGCCGCGTTCCAGGCCGGGCATCCGGATATCGACGTGCAACTCGTCACGACGCCCGACACCGAACGCGACCAGTTCGACGAAACCTGCGACATCGTCATCCGCCGCTATACGCCGGAGCTGCGCCGCAAGGGGTTCGTGTCGCGGCCGCTGCTCGCGACCGTGGCGGTGCCGGTGTGCGCGCCCGGCCACCCGGTGCTCGATGACGCGCGCACGCCGGCCGACCTGCGCCACGCGCCGCTGCTGCATTACGCGGGCTTGCCGCAGGCATGGCAATACTGGTTCCACCAGGCGGGCTCGGTCGTCACCGAGACGCTGCGCGGGCCGTTCTATCGCGAGTTCTTCCTGATGACCAAGGCTGCCGCGAGCGGGCTCGGCGTGTGCCTCGCGCCGCGCGCGGTCGTGCGCGACGATCTCGAGCACGGGCGGCTCGTCGCGCTGTTTCCGGAAGTCCACCTGGAAGGGCCGCCGTTTCATTGCCTGTATCGCGACGACGGCGATGCGTCGCTGCGCACGTTCGTCGACTGGCTGTTCGCGCGGGCAGAGGCGCTGGAAGGGGCGCCGCCGGGATAG
- a CDS encoding YqaE/Pmp3 family membrane protein, whose amino-acid sequence MRLLLALLLPWFQFFTIGRPIAGIICLILQITIVGWLPAAIWSVYALSQYKTDRKIEAALRGQK is encoded by the coding sequence ATGCGCCTTCTGCTTGCCCTGCTGCTGCCGTGGTTCCAGTTCTTCACGATCGGCCGCCCGATCGCCGGGATCATCTGCCTGATCCTGCAAATCACGATCGTCGGCTGGCTGCCGGCCGCGATCTGGTCGGTGTATGCGCTGAGCCAGTACAAGACCGATCGCAAGATCGAAGCGGCGCTGCGCGGGCAAAAGTAA
- a CDS encoding alkaline phosphatase family protein — MSFLGKQRKWVGMVAGALALAGAGAHAAQQDGNRQGEDRGHASRVVKHVLLISVDGLHEQDLARCIGANTCPNIAVLAKSGVTYTNAYTPGLSDSFPGLAALVTGGSPKTAGLFYDVSYDRNLYAPGDTSCTGKQGWNVVFDETTGIDAENGGALVHLNGGGAFNPQAIPNAKVDGKCVPVYPHNYVKTNTVFEAVKAGIPNATTAWADKHAWGYDWLNGPSGTGVDDLARTEINSIDPATQTDYTDVYSHTAQFDNLHVQALINQINGRDSTGTKRAPVPTLFGADFQTLSVAQKAVVTKGGGYLDANFTPNGQVANAITYVDNAIGHVVEALKQANLYSSTAVIVTSKHGQSPTDHTKLVKNGDTLTKLLEANNYLDPNGNFGQNNTKTGNLNDGSGLVGTGFVQTDDVGLIWLRDRNQRTAVVQTLKANLGCNAPGICADGPQAYILYGAALAERFGDPANGRTPDIVVQPNPGVIYTSSTKKDEEHGGNAPDDSHLGLLVSYPGLHRARTVTDTVGTKQVAPTILGLLGADPRLLHAVVAENTGVLPGLGIGR, encoded by the coding sequence ATGTCTTTCCTTGGGAAGCAGCGGAAGTGGGTGGGGATGGTGGCGGGCGCGCTGGCGCTCGCAGGCGCGGGCGCGCATGCGGCGCAGCAGGACGGCAACCGTCAGGGCGAGGACCGCGGCCACGCGAGCCGCGTCGTGAAGCACGTGCTGCTGATCAGCGTCGACGGCCTGCACGAGCAGGATCTCGCGCGCTGCATCGGCGCGAACACGTGCCCGAATATCGCGGTGCTCGCGAAGAGCGGCGTGACCTACACGAATGCCTATACGCCCGGCCTGTCGGATTCGTTTCCGGGCCTCGCCGCGCTCGTGACCGGCGGCTCGCCGAAGACGGCCGGCCTGTTCTACGACGTGTCGTACGATCGCAACCTGTACGCGCCGGGCGACACGAGCTGCACGGGCAAGCAGGGCTGGAACGTCGTGTTCGACGAGACGACCGGCATCGACGCGGAGAACGGCGGCGCGCTGGTTCACCTGAACGGCGGCGGCGCATTCAATCCGCAGGCGATCCCGAACGCGAAGGTCGACGGCAAGTGCGTGCCGGTCTATCCGCACAACTACGTGAAGACCAACACGGTGTTCGAGGCCGTGAAGGCGGGCATCCCGAACGCGACCACCGCGTGGGCCGACAAGCACGCATGGGGCTACGACTGGCTGAACGGGCCGTCGGGCACCGGCGTCGACGATCTCGCGCGCACCGAGATCAACTCGATCGACCCGGCGACGCAGACGGACTACACGGACGTCTATTCGCATACCGCGCAATTCGACAACCTGCACGTGCAGGCGCTGATCAACCAGATCAACGGCCGCGACTCGACGGGCACGAAGCGCGCGCCGGTGCCGACGCTGTTCGGCGCCGATTTCCAGACGCTGAGCGTCGCGCAGAAGGCGGTGGTGACGAAGGGCGGCGGCTACCTGGATGCGAACTTCACGCCGAACGGGCAGGTCGCGAACGCGATCACGTACGTCGACAACGCGATCGGCCACGTCGTCGAGGCGCTGAAGCAGGCGAACCTGTATTCGTCGACGGCCGTGATCGTCACGTCGAAGCATGGCCAGTCGCCGACCGATCACACGAAGCTCGTGAAGAACGGCGACACGCTGACGAAGCTGCTCGAAGCGAACAACTATCTCGACCCGAACGGCAACTTCGGCCAGAACAACACGAAGACGGGCAACCTGAACGACGGTTCGGGCCTGGTCGGCACGGGCTTCGTGCAGACCGACGACGTCGGCCTGATCTGGCTGCGCGACCGCAACCAGCGCACGGCCGTGGTGCAGACGCTGAAGGCGAACCTGGGCTGCAATGCGCCGGGGATCTGCGCGGACGGCCCGCAGGCGTACATCCTGTACGGCGCGGCGCTCGCCGAGCGGTTCGGCGATCCGGCCAACGGCCGCACGCCGGACATCGTCGTCCAGCCGAATCCGGGCGTGATCTACACGTCGAGCACGAAGAAGGACGAGGAGCACGGCGGCAACGCGCCGGACGACAGCCACCTCGGCCTGCTCGTGTCGTATCCGGGCCTGCATCGCGCGCGCACGGTGACCGACACGGTCGGCACGAAACAGGTCGCGCCGACGATCCTCGGGCTGCTCGGTGCCGACCCGCGCCTGCTGCATGCGGTGGTGGCCGAGAATACCGGCGTGCTGCCGGGGCTCGGTATCGGTCGCTGA
- a CDS encoding DUF748 domain-containing protein → MASADKETVSSTLHALGGVARSRRTRRIGLGLLIFLVLFGLLGFFAAPPLIRHIAEQQLSQQLDRPATIRRIALNPYTLNLEADGIHLGDKGGQGDFIDIAKLVVRPSWSSLFRGAPIVNEVRLDSPRFHIVRYDAQRFNFTDLIEKFSTPSPKPESKPTQFSVSNIQVNNGRIDFDDRLLNEKHVVDNWTLGIPYIATLASKTDIFVEPKLRARFDGSPIAIDGKTKPFAQSRESEIALKFDGLDVPKLISYVPAKLPVAVTSGLLSSDLKVNFVMSGETPALRVSGTVDLNDAKVTDRASAPLFAARGVHVAAASLEPLRNALHFDEIRIDQPVVDLSRDKQGVLNVERLAAQPAAASNAAAGKPAAPGAAAASAAAVAAASGAKVEAAAKAAPPLDLTIRHFAIDGGTVNVDDRVPATPTALSLTKLAATLDGFSMQGKTPAKYTLSTSLSRGGDVTAEGTFNLAEKQADSKLTVAALALPALQPYLGEATRARVLDGTLGATVNAKADWGKTPLAAQVADSTVSLKSLKIATPDAKAPAIVLPDASAKIAKVDVAARTAEIASVDASGLALDVQRLKDGRIDLAALAEPAQASVPKRTVARKAEAAAPSWHYRIDALNVKDSSANFTDLSTPRPVKLAIKPLDLSVQKISDDMSKPLPVQLKATLNRKGSLNVTGDVTAQPLKLGLKINGNRLDAAAFEPYFGSALNATIASALLNAQGNLTFAQVKDAPRATYRGDVALVDVRMLDKATSDPFAGWRSLALTNLKANYDEKGTDVDAARVTFSNFYGRVLLDAQGRLNLKDVVAKETGPAQSLTRDASKGEPVPLSPGVTPPAAAAPQASAPAAASATVVVKAAQPPQNPVRMHFGELLLQNGRVTYTDNFIKPNYTANLVAIKGTVGAFGTDSTTSAPVDVAANLAGNGPISIKGSVNPLIEKPALDLTATAHDIELTNLTPYSAKYAGYPITKGKLNVDLHYELANDQLKANNHIFIDQLTFGDHVENDTATRLPVKLAISLLKNTRGQIDVNLPVSGSLSNPEFSVGGLIWRAVLNLIAKAVTSPFSLLAHAFGSGGEDLGYVEFAPGSYQLDDAQQKKLDTVVKMLTEKPSIRLDLIGRVDPAKDTSGLGDAYVERLVRQQKLKDVIGQGESIDPMSVKVEPAEYSKYLTRAYKAADFKKPRNLIGLQKTLPDADMKKALAEHAPADDNALRALAQQRAQAVRQYLEGKIDSSRVFVVAPKLDAKGIDDKGATTRVDFGLQ, encoded by the coding sequence ATGGCAAGCGCAGACAAAGAAACCGTATCCTCGACCCTCCATGCCCTCGGTGGCGTTGCACGCTCGCGCCGCACCCGGCGCATCGGCCTCGGCCTGCTGATCTTCCTCGTTTTATTCGGACTGCTCGGGTTCTTCGCGGCGCCGCCGCTGATCCGCCATATCGCCGAACAGCAACTGAGCCAGCAGCTCGACCGCCCCGCCACGATCCGGCGCATCGCGCTGAACCCGTACACGCTGAACCTCGAAGCCGACGGCATCCATCTCGGCGACAAGGGCGGGCAGGGCGACTTCATCGACATCGCGAAGCTCGTCGTGCGGCCGTCGTGGTCGTCGCTGTTCCGCGGTGCGCCGATCGTCAATGAAGTCCGCCTCGACTCGCCGCGCTTCCATATCGTCCGCTACGATGCGCAGCGCTTCAATTTCACCGACCTGATCGAGAAATTCTCGACGCCGTCGCCCAAACCGGAAAGCAAGCCGACGCAGTTCTCGGTGTCGAACATCCAGGTCAACAACGGCCGGATCGATTTCGACGATCGCCTGCTGAACGAAAAGCACGTCGTCGACAACTGGACGCTCGGCATTCCGTATATCGCGACGCTGGCATCGAAGACCGACATCTTCGTCGAGCCGAAGCTGCGCGCGCGCTTCGACGGCAGCCCGATTGCAATCGACGGCAAGACCAAGCCGTTCGCGCAGTCGCGCGAATCGGAGATTGCACTGAAATTCGACGGCCTCGACGTGCCGAAGCTGATCTCGTACGTGCCCGCGAAGCTGCCGGTGGCCGTGACGAGCGGCCTGCTGAGCAGCGACCTCAAGGTCAATTTCGTGATGAGCGGCGAGACGCCCGCGCTGCGCGTATCGGGCACCGTCGACCTGAACGACGCGAAGGTGACGGACCGCGCGTCCGCGCCGCTGTTCGCCGCGCGCGGCGTGCATGTCGCGGCGGCCAGCCTCGAGCCGCTGCGCAACGCGTTGCACTTCGACGAGATCCGGATCGACCAGCCGGTGGTCGACCTGTCGCGCGACAAGCAGGGCGTGCTGAACGTCGAGAGGCTCGCCGCGCAGCCGGCAGCCGCATCGAACGCCGCCGCGGGCAAGCCGGCGGCGCCGGGCGCCGCGGCCGCTTCCGCGGCTGCGGTAGCCGCCGCCAGCGGCGCAAAGGTCGAAGCCGCCGCGAAGGCGGCGCCGCCGCTCGACCTGACGATCCGCCATTTCGCGATCGACGGCGGCACGGTCAACGTCGACGACCGCGTGCCGGCAACGCCGACCGCGCTGTCGCTCACGAAGCTCGCCGCGACGCTCGACGGCTTCTCGATGCAGGGCAAGACCCCCGCGAAATACACGCTGTCGACGTCGCTGTCGCGCGGCGGCGACGTGACGGCCGAAGGCACGTTCAATCTCGCGGAGAAGCAGGCCGACAGCAAGCTGACGGTCGCCGCACTCGCGCTGCCGGCGCTGCAACCGTACCTCGGCGAGGCCACGCGTGCGCGCGTGCTCGACGGCACGCTCGGCGCCACCGTCAACGCGAAGGCCGACTGGGGCAAGACGCCGCTCGCCGCGCAGGTCGCCGACAGCACGGTCAGCCTGAAGTCGCTGAAGATCGCGACGCCCGACGCGAAGGCGCCCGCGATCGTGCTGCCCGACGCGAGCGCGAAGATCGCGAAGGTCGACGTTGCCGCGCGCACCGCGGAGATCGCGAGCGTCGACGCCAGCGGGCTCGCGCTCGACGTGCAGCGCCTGAAGGACGGCAGGATCGACCTCGCGGCACTGGCCGAACCCGCGCAGGCGTCGGTGCCGAAGCGCACAGTCGCGCGCAAGGCCGAGGCTGCCGCGCCGTCGTGGCATTACCGGATCGATGCGCTGAACGTGAAGGATTCGTCCGCGAACTTCACCGACCTGTCGACGCCGCGCCCGGTGAAGCTGGCGATCAAGCCGCTGGACCTGTCGGTGCAGAAGATCAGCGACGACATGAGCAAGCCGCTGCCCGTGCAGTTGAAGGCGACGCTGAACCGCAAGGGCTCGCTGAACGTGACGGGCGACGTGACCGCGCAGCCGCTGAAGCTCGGCCTGAAGATCAACGGCAACCGCCTCGACGCGGCCGCGTTCGAGCCGTACTTCGGCAGCGCGCTGAACGCGACGATCGCCAGCGCGCTGCTCAACGCGCAGGGCAACCTGACGTTCGCGCAGGTGAAGGACGCACCGCGCGCGACCTATCGCGGCGACGTCGCGCTCGTCGACGTGCGGATGCTCGACAAGGCGACCTCCGACCCGTTCGCGGGCTGGCGCTCGCTTGCGCTGACGAACCTGAAGGCGAACTACGACGAGAAAGGCACCGACGTCGACGCGGCGCGCGTGACGTTCTCGAACTTCTACGGCCGCGTGCTGCTCGATGCGCAGGGGCGGCTGAACCTGAAGGACGTGGTCGCGAAGGAGACGGGCCCGGCGCAGTCGCTCACGCGCGACGCGAGCAAGGGCGAACCGGTGCCGCTGTCGCCGGGCGTGACGCCGCCGGCTGCCGCCGCGCCGCAGGCGTCCGCGCCGGCCGCCGCGTCGGCGACGGTGGTCGTGAAGGCCGCGCAGCCGCCGCAGAACCCGGTGCGGATGCATTTCGGCGAGTTGCTGCTGCAGAACGGCCGCGTCACCTACACCGACAACTTCATCAAGCCGAACTACACGGCGAACCTGGTCGCGATCAAGGGCACGGTCGGCGCGTTCGGCACGGATTCGACGACGTCCGCGCCGGTCGACGTCGCCGCGAACCTCGCGGGCAACGGGCCGATCTCGATCAAGGGTTCGGTGAACCCGCTGATCGAGAAGCCGGCGCTCGACCTCACCGCGACCGCGCACGACATCGAGCTGACCAACCTGACGCCGTATTCGGCGAAGTACGCGGGCTACCCGATCACGAAGGGCAAGCTCAACGTCGACCTGCATTACGAGCTCGCGAACGACCAGCTGAAGGCGAACAACCACATCTTCATCGACCAGCTCACGTTCGGCGACCATGTGGAGAACGACACGGCGACCAGGCTGCCGGTGAAGCTCGCGATTTCGCTGCTGAAGAACACGCGCGGCCAGATCGACGTGAACCTGCCGGTGTCGGGCTCGCTGTCGAACCCCGAGTTCAGTGTCGGCGGGCTGATCTGGCGCGCGGTGCTGAACCTGATCGCGAAGGCCGTCACGTCGCCGTTCTCGCTGCTCGCGCATGCGTTCGGCAGCGGCGGCGAGGATCTCGGCTACGTCGAATTCGCGCCGGGCTCGTACCAGCTCGACGACGCGCAGCAGAAGAAGCTCGATACCGTCGTGAAGATGCTGACCGAGAAGCCGTCGATCCGCCTCGACCTGATCGGCCGCGTCGACCCGGCAAAGGACACGTCGGGGCTCGGCGACGCGTACGTCGAGCGGCTGGTGCGCCAGCAGAAGCTGAAGGACGTGATCGGGCAGGGCGAGAGCATCGACCCGATGTCGGTGAAGGTCGAGCCGGCCGAGTACAGCAAGTACCTGACGCGCGCGTACAAGGCCGCCGACTTCAAGAAGCCGCGCAACCTGATCGGCCTGCAGAAGACGCTGCCCGATGCCGACATGAAGAAGGCGCTCGCCGAACACGCGCCGGCCGACGACAACGCGCTGCGCGCGCTCGCGCAGCAGCGCGCGCAGGCCGTGCGCCAGTACCTCGAGGGGAAGATCGATTCGAGCCGCGTGTTCGTCGTCGCACCGAAGCTCGATGCGAAGGGCATCGACGACAAGGGCGCGACCACCCGCGTCGATTTCGGCCTGCAGTAA